The window tgtattatAACAATAGGTACCTTTCAGATTTTCCTTGGTGCTGAAAGGCCACATTAAACAAAATAAACACTGTGgaattacaaaaattacagaggAAAGAGATTTTAGAGGGGAATAATGAAGAGGGCCTGCCCTAATGAATATCAACTAACCAAAAGAATAGAGAaaatatttatacatttataaatacattttatgtataAATTCAAAAAATACACACAATCCGAGTTCAATCAACTCAAGCTAGTCTAGTTTGAAATGGCAGTCCCATATACAGTATTTGGTGAAAGAGCAGAAGATCAAAGGCACAGGAATTAATAATTCAAGAGTTACTTATCCCTGCAAATCCTACCAGTTATATCACTAATACAGTATATCCCCATTGCAAGACCTTAAAATATACATTAGGAACATTTCCAATAAAAACAAGTTCCCCCAAAAAATTCTCATACTTATATCAACTAGCAtcaccagtttataatagtttataatatCTTGAATAAATTAAGGCTTAAAACAGGGTTTGTAATTCTTTCAAAGAAAACCATGATATTTTCTTTCAATTAATTTAAGTCTGAACAGAGTCAACACATATGAACCTTACCATGTACAACCCCATGAATACACTTGTAGTGTGAAAAGACTAAACCCTCCTcttgtagactgtagtgtagagggACTATACTGTAGTTTTATGTACTGTGTATTTGCTTGAATGGTACAATTATATCTGTTCCCAATTGTTCTGCCCCACAGAATATGccactgaatacacacacacacatcctgactCGCTCTCTGACAAACCAGAAACCTGTTTCCCAGACCTATTATGTGCAAACAGTCCAGCAGAACAAACATGTTCTTAAACGATACTACACATAGACCAAATCACGGCCCTGTGCCCTGCTGCCCTCTTCCTGGTCTCCCTCCTCCTGTGTTAGGGCCTCAGAGTCTGCCTCGTCCCCATCAAAACCCTCCTCATACTCTATGCCAATGGGCTTGGGACAGCTGTAGGGGTGGCCGTTGTCATCGAAGAAGCGTCGGAAAGTGAACTCGTAGAAGGCGTGCTCGGGGTGCTTGCCGTTCCTGAACCACCCATTGAGGGTGTCGTTGTGGTTGCCCTCACCTTCGTTGTTGCTGCTCCACAGCTTGTCTGGATCCACCGGGTCAAAGTTGGAGGTGTCTGTGCAGTGAGCGATGGTGGGGATGTAGGGGGCCGGCTGCATTTGCCGCAGGTCGTTGGAGAAGTCGATGGTCTTAAAGAAGGGCTGCACCTTGATCTCGTCGGCACCGTTCTTGCCGAGGCGGTCCTCGGGGCCACGGCATAGTTTAATGATAAGGTCTGATGCCTCTGGGCTCAGCTTTGCTTGAGGGGGGATGTGCAGGGTGGTCTGCCAGTTTATCACCTGGGTAGAATAACGAACCAGAGGTTTAAACATAGAGCGGAGGACAACAGCACTTAACAAACCAGGCCAACATGAGATCTGCTCAGTTTTTAACTGGTTGATTTACCTTGAGCTGGGTTTCCAGGGGTGTAGTTGCTAAGAAAGGAGGTTGCCCAACCACCATTTCATACAGAATGACaccaacactccaccaatcacacAGTTGGGTGTATCCTTGAACATTGAGGTAACAGAGTCACATGTTAGACACAATAACATGAAGCACAAGAGACAAATAATAACCTTTCAAAATTCCACTCCTGCACTGGTCATTCAATCATCACCGATAATATTTTCAACTTCAGAGCGGATTCAAATTTTCCCTTTCACAGGCTTACCCGTCCTTAGCAGCACCTCTGGAGCGATGTAGTTAGGTGTCCCCACCAGGGAGTGAGCCAGGCAGCGTTGGTGTTGCcttgccttcctcctctccaggggCTTGAGTCGGTCTGTACATCGACAGTTAGATGGGTCCTGCTCCCATTCCTTACTGAAGTCCATGCTGTCCTGCCGAACATGGTCTCCTGCAGAGAGACACGACACAAAGATTTGCCTGGCTTTACTGACAATGAAAAGGGGGAGAACAGTGTTACCCTAAAGACCAAAACATCCTCTTGGATTGAAGCAGCAACAAGAATCATAAAACATGGATCATTCTAACCACTCTGGTAGTACTTCGAGTCATGTGTCCAGCGGAAGCCGGTGCAGAGGCCAAAGTCGGTGAGCTTGATGTGTCCGTCCCGGTCTATGAGGATGTTGTCTGGCTTGATGTCGCGGTGGATGAAGCCCATCCTGTGCACGCTCTCCACGGCGCAAGTGAGCTCAGCGATGTAGAACTGAGCCAACTCCTCTTTGAAGAGGCCCAGGCGGATCAGCAGACTCATCATGTCTCCTCCGGGGATGTAGTCCATCACAAAGTACAGGTTGTCCTTGTCCTGGAAGGAGTAGTAGAGCCGCACCACCCACTCATTATCAGCCTCAGCCAGGATGTCTCGCTCTGCCTTGACGTGGGCCACCTGGTTCCTGAGGAGAACGTCCTTCTTGCGCAGCGTCTTCATGGCGTACAGGGCTCCAGTGTCCTCCTTCCGGGCtagacacacctctccaaagGCGCCGATGCCCAGGGTCTTGATCCTCTTAAACATGGACTTGTCCATCTTGGCCCGCTTCAGTCGGATGTAGTTGGACTCTTTCTGAGACAGCATCATGCGCATCTGCTCCTGGGCATCCCCTGACAACTTGACCTAAATTGCAAAATATGACAATTTACATTCAGGCCCTTAAGAGAACCACAGAACATGAATTAGACACAAAATAAGACAACCACAGATGTATTAGCAAAGCAATGGATTTAACCTGGCAGAATGCTGGCCCAGGTCAAGGAACAGAAAATAGTAAGCATCAAAAACACATTAGAAAGGTAAGAGATAAAAAACAACCAAAGAGATACAGCAGACGTTCTCAATAAGGCTGGTTGTCTTGGCAAGCATCATTTAAGCTGGACGGAGCACTAAACATGGAAAGTAGATGGGAAGGCATGCATCTCCCTAAGGAGTTGGTGTGATGCGGTCAGTCAGCAGAGGGCATCATGCTGTTCAATTAAAGTGGCCCATCTTTCAACAGCTGCTTACTTGGTCACTGATCCGTGTGGACTATTCAGGACACAGCATTGATAGGAGATACCTTTACCTTCTACATCAGCTGTTAGTGAcagcagggagagaaaaggagagaaagagaaacagctAAGCAGAAGGGAAGAATATAACATTCAAAAGAATGAAAATATAAAACAGGAAATAAATAGTAAAGAGTCAGGAAGATTGAAAGCCAGGACTGCATGACAACATATTTGAAGAGGGTGCCAGAATCTTAAGGTTGACTGTGATTGGACACGCCAAATCCATTACAGTGAAAATGTAGGCCTTTCAGCTAATAAATAAATATCCTGTATTCCTCCGAATTGAATAGACCAAATGTATTTAGATTATACCATTGTTTAGACCAAATTTAACTCACAGGGACATTATAAGCAGTGACTGTGTACTCTCACCCTCTGCATCTCACTCTCCAGTTGTTTCTTCCTATGGATCCTCATCTGGTGGTTCTTCAGGATGTTCTCAACGTGCTGCTCCATGAAGAACTTGAAGGCCTGGGGAGAGTAGAGAGGCACTCTGGGGTCTCCTCGTCGTTCCTCGTCTTTCTTGTTCCGGCGTACAGGCACTGGAGATGTTGTGATCTGTTTATTCTCCTTCTCTGTTCCCACAGCAGCAAAGTCTGGGCCTTCTGGCCTGTCACTAGCAGTGCTGCTACAATCCTCCTCCTCTgcagcctcctctctcccagaaCTGGGCTTGGGCCCTGGGTCATAGGCAGGGCAGTGTGCAACAGGCTGCTGGAGGAGGTGTTTGGGGTATGGGGGTGGAGGACCCTGGTAACTGGGCACCTCTGCTACTGGCATGGGTACCTGGGGCATGGGTGCTGGTGGTGGCGGCTCCTGGTAGGTAGtgggaggtgcagggggctgaTGCATCCAGGGTGGGTGTGCGGGGGCCACGGCAGTGTGTAGCTCAGGCTTCTGCACACGCATGCTCTTCACAGGCTGCAGGATGGGGGCCTGGGTGATGGCTGTCACTGTGGTGGCAGAGGGCTGGGAGCTGGCCGGGTGGCCCTGCCTGTTGCTCATCTGGTGGCTGTTGAAGGAGCTGGATCGGACAGGGATGGTGTGCTGCTGCCATGACGGGGACACGTCCTGGTTACTACTACCTGGGGAGGACTGAGGCTGGCCAAGGGGGGCTTGGGACCAGGACTGAGGCACGCCCATGTTGTACATGTCAAGGTTGTGACTGTTCCGGTTAGGCACCATCATGGACTGGGGGAGGTTACCCCCGTTGATGTAGGATGGGGAGGAGGCAGGTCCTCCGGCCTGCATCTGTTGAGCGGTTGGGCTTTGTCTGTTACTCTGATTCACTGGGTAAGGGGGAGGGGGTTGTCTGCTGCCACCACTCTGGTGTCCCATGTAGTCTGGCTGAGTGGAGCCGTTCTGAGACCAGCTGGAGGGGAAGCTGAACTTGTTACCCCCAGAGCTCTGCATGATGATGGGCTGACGGCCCATGGGCACTGGGCTGATGCCCCTCTGGTTCTGGGGGGCTGAGTAGCCTTCAGGCCAGGCCCCTTGGGGAACAGGAGAGATGCGGGGCACGAGGTAATCCATGTTGCCAGAGAAGCGCTTAGTGGAGAGGTTACTGTCCCAGGAAGGTGGGGGCGGGGTTGCACCTCTGTTTGGGGGAGGGGTGACACTGCGCACCtgagggggtaggggagggttgACCCGTTGGTTGTTGCCAGGGTGACCCTGTGGGAAGGCTGGGGGTGGGCCTCGCCCTGCCAGGTCACCCTGGGGTCCAGGGCTGTCTGAATGGTAAATCATCCCCTCCACCATCATGGGGCCATGTCTCTGAACCAGAGACTCCTTGGAACCCTTCCAGCTCTGCCTCCTCAGCACAGGCTGCTGAATGTGAGATGAGCCTGCAATGATGGGAAGAAAAACTACAGGTCATGGCAGCATATAAAAATGAATAATTATGTTTGCGATAGACATTACTGAAATATGAAAGAAAGCAAACCAGTGCCTTGTACAACATTCTCATTTGAAACACACACCCTTCCCCCAAACCAGAGTTGTACAACAGAATATTGTTTCCTCATTGACAATTGATTGTATCTCCAGAGACAAATAGTATAGCCAAGTCCTAGATCCTGGAACAATGGTAGCCAGGTTTCCATGAACAACGATGGGTAAAGGAGTGGTTTGGTCCCAGATGACAGACACCTACCGGGGGCTTTCATGCCTGCATTGACGGGGCGGGCGGCGGCAGCCACCATCTGCTCCCTCACAGGATCCTGGTAGCTCATCTTACTAATGTACTCTATGGCTGCCTCCACACTGCGACTGTTGGTCTGCTTCAGAGCACGGATCACCATTTCCTGCACACAATACATATACTAGCTATTAATACCTGAAATAAAAGGTTTCTCGAGGCGCTATTAGACAAACATATCAAGTTTACAGAAACTACTTACCCACAACTCTCAAATAcaatggaatatatatatatatatatatatatatatatatatgtttaagaACCAGACATATCAGTAGCTTTTTGACATACTTGGTTTCATTGATCTCTGCCTCAGGGCTGaatatcaaatgtatttgtcacatgcgccgaatacaataggtgtagctagaccttacagtgaaattcttacttacaacaatgctttaagaaaaaacaaacatgttaagtaaaaaatagaaaataaaagtaacaaataattaaacagcagcagtaaaacaacaaacgaggctatatacagggggtactggtacagagtcaatgtgcgggggcacaggttagtcgaggtaatatgtacatgtaggtagagttaaagtgactaaaaGTCACAGACAATCATGACACCCTGAGCAGGCAGCTAAAGCTGGTCATTCCACATTGCATAGCTTTCATATTTCACATCAGTCTCCTGTCATCCAACAACAAAGGGAAAACATTCTGCAATAACTCATTTTGTACAATAGCTTAAACAATTCAGTTGTTCATGGTATAAAGCGTTTCCCCTAAGATGTTTTTGCAGCGGTGGCAAAGttagcatagtgtgtgtgtgtgtgtgtgtgt is drawn from Oncorhynchus tshawytscha isolate Ot180627B linkage group LG05, Otsh_v2.0, whole genome shotgun sequence and contains these coding sequences:
- the LOC112250093 gene encoding serine/threonine-protein kinase LATS1 isoform X2, whose translation is MRPKTFPASNYSGNSHQMLQEIRESLRNLSRPSDLPKVDIGGAGKVMPEDPRQQGRCSNPKNPYHKALQEIRKSLMPFANESSSSGRTAEVNKQMLLELLSAGFEEEMVIRALKQTNSRSVEAAIEYISKMSYQDPVREQMVAAAARPVNAGMKAPGSSHIQQPVLRRQSWKGSKESLVQRHGPMMVEGMIYHSDSPGPQGDLAGRGPPPAFPQGHPGNNQRVNPPLPPQVRSVTPPPNRGATPPPPSWDSNLSTKRFSGNMDYLVPRISPVPQGAWPEGYSAPQNQRGISPVPMGRQPIIMQSSGGNKFSFPSSWSQNGSTQPDYMGHQSGGSRQPPPPYPVNQSNRQSPTAQQMQAGGPASSPSYINGGNLPQSMMVPNRNSHNLDMYNMGVPQSWSQAPLGQPQSSPGSSNQDVSPSWQQHTIPVRSSSFNSHQMSNRQGHPASSQPSATTVTAITQAPILQPVKSMRVQKPELHTAVAPAHPPWMHQPPAPPTTYQEPPPPAPMPQVPMPVAEVPSYQGPPPPYPKHLLQQPVAHCPAYDPGPKPSSGREEAAEEEDCSSTASDRPEGPDFAAVGTEKENKQITTSPVPVRRNKKDEERRGDPRVPLYSPQAFKFFMEQHVENILKNHQMRIHRKKQLESEMQRVKLSGDAQEQMRMMLSQKESNYIRLKRAKMDKSMFKRIKTLGIGAFGEVCLARKEDTGALYAMKTLRKKDVLLRNQVAHVKAERDILAEADNEWVVRLYYSFQDKDNLYFVMDYIPGGDMMSLLIRLGLFKEELAQFYIAELTCAVESVHRMGFIHRDIKPDNILIDRDGHIKLTDFGLCTGFRWTHDSKYYQSGDHVRQDSMDFSKEWEQDPSNCRCTDRLKPLERRKARQHQRCLAHSLVGTPNYIAPEVLLRTGYTQLCDWWSVGVILYEMVVGQPPFLATTPLETQLKVINWQTTLHIPPQAKLSPEASDLIIKLCRGPEDRLGKNGADEIKVQPFFKTIDFSNDLRQMQPAPYIPTIAHCTDTSNFDPVDPDKLWSSNNEGEGNHNDTLNGWFRNGKHPEHAFYEFTFRRFFDDNGHPYSCPKPIGIEYEEGFDGDEADSEALTQEEGDQEEGSRAQGRDLVYV
- the LOC112250093 gene encoding serine/threonine-protein kinase LATS1 isoform X1, coding for MKRGEKPEGYRQMRPKTFPASNYSGNSHQMLQEIRESLRNLSRPSDLPKVDIGGAGKVMPEDPRQQGRCSNPKNPYHKALQEIRKSLMPFANESSSSGRTAEVNKQMLLELLSAGFEEEMVIRALKQTNSRSVEAAIEYISKMSYQDPVREQMVAAAARPVNAGMKAPGSSHIQQPVLRRQSWKGSKESLVQRHGPMMVEGMIYHSDSPGPQGDLAGRGPPPAFPQGHPGNNQRVNPPLPPQVRSVTPPPNRGATPPPPSWDSNLSTKRFSGNMDYLVPRISPVPQGAWPEGYSAPQNQRGISPVPMGRQPIIMQSSGGNKFSFPSSWSQNGSTQPDYMGHQSGGSRQPPPPYPVNQSNRQSPTAQQMQAGGPASSPSYINGGNLPQSMMVPNRNSHNLDMYNMGVPQSWSQAPLGQPQSSPGSSNQDVSPSWQQHTIPVRSSSFNSHQMSNRQGHPASSQPSATTVTAITQAPILQPVKSMRVQKPELHTAVAPAHPPWMHQPPAPPTTYQEPPPPAPMPQVPMPVAEVPSYQGPPPPYPKHLLQQPVAHCPAYDPGPKPSSGREEAAEEEDCSSTASDRPEGPDFAAVGTEKENKQITTSPVPVRRNKKDEERRGDPRVPLYSPQAFKFFMEQHVENILKNHQMRIHRKKQLESEMQRVKLSGDAQEQMRMMLSQKESNYIRLKRAKMDKSMFKRIKTLGIGAFGEVCLARKEDTGALYAMKTLRKKDVLLRNQVAHVKAERDILAEADNEWVVRLYYSFQDKDNLYFVMDYIPGGDMMSLLIRLGLFKEELAQFYIAELTCAVESVHRMGFIHRDIKPDNILIDRDGHIKLTDFGLCTGFRWTHDSKYYQSGDHVRQDSMDFSKEWEQDPSNCRCTDRLKPLERRKARQHQRCLAHSLVGTPNYIAPEVLLRTGYTQLCDWWSVGVILYEMVVGQPPFLATTPLETQLKVINWQTTLHIPPQAKLSPEASDLIIKLCRGPEDRLGKNGADEIKVQPFFKTIDFSNDLRQMQPAPYIPTIAHCTDTSNFDPVDPDKLWSSNNEGEGNHNDTLNGWFRNGKHPEHAFYEFTFRRFFDDNGHPYSCPKPIGIEYEEGFDGDEADSEALTQEEGDQEEGSRAQGRDLVYV
- the LOC112250093 gene encoding serine/threonine-protein kinase LATS1 isoform X3; the encoded protein is MKRGEKPEGYRQMRPKTFPASNYSGNSHQMLQEIRESLRNLSRPSDLPKVDIGGAGKVMPEDPRQQGRCSNPKNPYHKALQEIRKSLMPFANESSSSGRTAEVNKQMLLELLSAGFEEEMVIRALKQTNSRSVEAAIEYISKMSYQDPVREQMVAAAARPVNAGMKAPGSSHIQQPVLRRQSWKGSKESLVQRHGPMMVEGMIYHSDSPGPQGDLAGRGPPPAFPQGHPGNNQRVNPPLPPQVRSVTPPPNRGATPPPPSWDSNLSTKRFSGNMDYLVPRISPVPQGAWPEGYSAPQNQRGISPVPMGRQPIIMQSSGGNKFSFPSSWSQNGSTQPDYMGHQSGGSRQPPPPYPVNQSNRQSPTAQQMQAGGPASSPSYINGGNLPQSMMVPNRNSHNLDMYNMGVPQSWSQAPLGQPQSSPGSSNQDVSPSWQQHTIPVRSSSFNSHQMSNRQGHPASSQPSATTVTAITQAPILQPVKSMRVQKPELHTAVAPAHPPWMHQPPAPPTTYQEPPPPAPMPQVPMPVAEVPSYQGPPPPYPKHLLQQPVAHCPAYDPGPKPSSGREEAAEEEDCSSTASDRPEGPDFAAVGTEKENKQITTSPVPVRRNKKDEERRGDPRVPLYSPQAFKFFMEQHVENILKNHQMRIHRKKQLESEMQRVKLSGDAQEQMRMMLSQKESNYIRLKRAKMDKSMFKRIKTLGIGAFGEVCLARKEDTGALYAMKTLRKKDVLLRNQVAHVKAERDILAEADNEWVVRLYYSFQDKDNLYFVMDYIPGGDMMSLLIRLGLFKEELAQFYIAELTCAVESVHRMGFIHRDIKPDNILIDRDGHIKLTDFGLCTGFRWTHDSKRPCSAGQHGLQ